CCGGCAGCTTTTGCTATACTTGTATCAAAATTATGCCCGGTAGTTGTTACCCCATTTTCAAAAACAGTACTCATATTATAGGAACCGTCTATAAAATATTTGCTGTTTTTAGTTCTGACATGATAGGTAACACCGGTTACATTCCCATCTCTAAAACTACCATCTCTGGTTACATTCGTATTTGTTAAGGTCACGGAAGAGTTTTTATTAAATACCTGGTCCAGTACCATAACATTGTAGTTTGCAAAGGGTTCTGTAGTTACTTTATAGGTATTTCCTGTAACTGTATTTCTAATGGTTGCTTCTGTTTTTTCAGTAATTGCATTAAAAACCCCAATACCTAAACCTTTTTTGGTTCTTCCCGAGACTTTAATTGCATTTAGAGTCTTTACCATGTCGGGATTATCAACAATTTCTTCATCTGAGGTCAAATTGCTTGCAACGGTATCACTGTTGGTAGGAGTATTTCCTATTCTTCTCGAAAAAAATAAACCAGCTTTGTTAAACAGCTCCGTTCCTTCGGTAAAGAATTGGCGTTGTTCACTAAATACTTGCTCAAACGGGCCCAGATTTAAGCTTACATTGTCAAAAGCTGTTTGTCCAAAATCAGGAATCAATGTAGCATCTAAGGTAAAATTCTCTGTAATTCCGTATTTAACATCCATTCCAACACTATAACTGTTCTCTGTAGTTCCATTACCCATAGAATTGCTGGTGGCCGAGGCATATGGATAAAAAGTTAACCGTGTTGGAGGTTTGATATTTCTAAAATCTTCGATTAATCCGTCATATTGAGTCCATATTCCTTTAGTGTTATCAATATGATTCCAGGTATATTGTGCATTCAGATTTTGTATTCTCCTATGAAAATTAAAACCCCACGATTGTACTTCTTGATTTGAAAATCGCAATGCCCTGTACGGGATTTTCATTTCCACAACCCAGCCTTTATCCGTAACTTTTACATCACTATCCCATACCGCGTTCCATGCAAAATCTTCATTTCCTTCAGATACTCTGGCCTCAGCTTGGGAGCCTGTACTCAGCACTACAAACTCAAAAGGATTTTGTCCGTCATCATTTGGATTGATGGTTACCAAAAAGAAATCTGCCTGCCCAAAATTGTCTCTGTTCGTAAATTCCATGGGGATTTTCATCGGGTCGGGATCATACATATAAGCACCAATATAGATCGCATTGTCATCATAAATAACCTTTACTTCTGTCTTATGGGCTTCTGATTCTTTTTTACCATTATCCGGTCTCAACACGATAAAATCTTTTGCTATCTCCGTATCTTTCCATGCTTCATCGTCTAATATGCCATTTATCGTAGGCGCTTTTGTAACTCTAGTAGTTTTTATTTTTTTCCGCTCCTGATCTGATTGTGCCTGGGTTTGATTCGAATAAAAAATAAAAATCAGTAGTATAAATAGAATTTTATTCATTTATTGAGTTGGTACAGTTTGTGTTTACTAATGTATTATCATTTTATAACAAGAATCATAAATTCATGTTAATTACTTCTAAAGACACTGTTAATAAAGATATGTTACATAGTTTGCTATTTATGAGTATCCTCACAGGAAGCGCAGTACCTGAGATTGCTATAAAAATAACGAAGCATATTTGGGAGTATCTGTAGATATTTTCTGCCGGGTAGGAGGCAGGGGAAGGTACTTTTGATATATAAAATAATAAGTACATCATTTTAATCAACTTCTTTTATCAAAACTATATTTGAATTTGTATTTTTGCGAGTAGCATAAACCATTATATATAATGAATCTACACGAATATCAGGGAAAAGAAATACTAAACAGTTTTGGTGTTAGAATCCAACGCGGAATTGTAGCAGGTAACCATAAAGAAGCTGTGGACGCAGCAAGGCAATTAACTGCGGAAACCGGAACAAGTTGGCATGTAGTGAAAGCTCAAATTCATGCCGGAGGCCGTGGAAAAGGGGGAGGAGTTAAACTGGCAAAGAATTTACAGGAAGTAGAAAGCATTTCTAATGATATTATTGGAATGATGCTAAAAACACCTCAAACTCCTGCCGAAGGTAAAAAGGTACATCAGGTATTAATTGCTGAAGATGTGTATTACCCCGGTGATTCTGAACCGGAAGAATATTATATATCTGTTTTGCTAAATAGAAAAACCGGTAGAAATATGATCATGTATTCTACGGAAGGAGGTATGGATATTGAACAAGTAGCAGAAAAAACACCGCATTTGATTTTTACTGAAGAGATTGATCCCGCTATAGGGTTGCTACCTTTTCAAGCTAGAAAAATTGCATTTAATTTAGGGTTAAGTGGTATGGCATTTAAAGAAATGACCGCATTTGTTAGTTCTTTATATACAGCTTATGTAAAATCCGATTCGTCTTTATTTGAAATTAATCCGGTATTAAAAACATCCGACAATAAGATTTTGGCAGTAGATGCAAAGGTATCTTTAGATGATAATGCATTATTTCGCCATAAAGAGTATGTACAATTAAGAGATCTGCGCGAAGAAAACCCTATCGAAGTTGAAGCGAAAGCCGCCGGTTTGAATTATGTCGATTTAGACGGAAATGTTGGTTGTATGGTTAATGGAGCCGGATTGGCCATGGCAACAATGGACTTAATTAAGCAAGCCGGAGGTGATCCGGCAAATTTTCTGGATGTTGGAGGTACCGCAGATGCAAAACGTGTAGAAACGGCCTTTAGAATTATTTTAAAAGATTCGAATGTAAAAGCAATTTTAGTGAATATTTTTGGAGGAATTGTCCGTTGCGACCGTGTTGCCCAAGGTATTGTAGATGCATATACAAATATGGGCGATGCCATTAAAATACCTATCATTGTCCGTTTACAGGGCACGAATGCTAAAGAAGCTAAAGAATTAATAGATACGAGCGGAATGGCAATTATTTCTGCTATTGAGTTTCAGGAAGCAGCAGATAAAGTACAAGAAGTATTGATTGAATAAATTGAAAGATTCAAAGATTGAAAACTTTATTCTCCGATTTATTCATTGTAAATTAATCAACTAGTCCTAATCCTGCCTACGGCTTCATGCCATTTATTTATACTGTGAATAGCTTCACCTTTAGAGATTTCCGGAATGAATTTTTTATCCATTTTCCATTGGAGTTTTAATTCATCAAGATTCCAATACCCGATAGCCAATCCGGCTAGATAAGCTGCACCTAAAGCAGTTGTTTCAGTAATTTGTGGTCTTATGACATTGAGTTGAAAAATGTCCGATTGAAACTGCAACAACAAATTGTTAACGGCAGCTCCGCCGTCAACTCGTATTTCTTTGCTTATATATTTTGTGTCTTCTTCCATAGCTTTTACAATATCGTATATCTGATAAGCAATTCCTTCTAAAGTAGCTCTGGCAATGTGGGCTTTATTTGTGGCTCTGGTGATTCCAAAAATAGCACCTCTGGCATACGGATCCCAATAAGGGGCCCCCAAACCTGTGAGTGCAGGCACAAATACAATGCCTTGACTGTCTGAAACAGCATCGGAAAGCGCTTCAATATCTTTCGCATCCTGAAACATCTCCAAACCATCCCGTAACCATTGAACAGCAGCTCCGCCAATAAAGACACTTCCTTCCAAAGCATAGGTTGTTTTTCCATTGATTTTCCAAGCGATGGTTGTGAGTAAATTATTATGAGAAGGAATGGGACTTTCTCCGGTGTTCATTAACAGAAAGCAACCGGTTCCATAGGTGTTTTTCACCATTCCTTTTTCCGTACAAAGCTGACCAAGAAGTGCAGCCTGCTGATCTCCGGCAATTCCGGCAATCGGAATGGCTTCACCTAGAAGAGAAGCGTCTGTAGTTCCGTAAACTTCACTACTTTCCCTGACTTCCGGGAGCATGGTTTTGGGAATGTTGAAAAGTTCCAGAAGTTCGTCATCCCATCGCAACGTATGAATATTAAATAACAAGGTTCTGCTTGCGTTGCTAACATCCGTGATAAAAACTTCTCCTTTTGTCAGTTGCCAGACAAGCCAGGTATCTATGGTTCCAAAGCATAAATCTCCTTGATCTGCAAGTTCTCTTGCACCTTCTACATTGTCCAGAATCCATTTTACTTTGGTAGCTGAAAAATAAGCATCCAAAACAAGTCCGGTTTTCTTCCGGATGAGATTAGCATAGCCCTTCTTTTTTAATTCTTCACAATAGCCTGCTGTTCTTCTGTCTTGCCACACAATCGCGTTGCATAAAGGTTCACCGATATTTCTATTCCATACAACTGCAGTTTCCCGCTGGTTGGTAATACCTATTCCTGCGATATCCCGGATAGTGATCTTTGCTTTTTCCAACACTTTTTTAATTGTCGTCAATTGAGATGACCAGATTTCCAGTGCATCATGTTCCACCCAGGCATCCTCAGGAAAAATCTGTTCAAAATCCTGTTGCGCTATAGAAACAATATTTCCTTGATGGTCAAAGATAATTGATCTTGACGAGGTAGTACCTTGATCCAGAGAAAGAATGAATTTTTCAGACATGATTTTTGGATTAATTCAATAGGTAATTTTTAGCCAAAGCAATAAACTCTTCGGTTTGGGTATTAGCCCAGTGAGTATCTTTGTCCAATTCTTTTGCCAAAATTTCAGATATTTTTGGAGCTGATTCTACAGCTGCTTTTGCATCTAAAAAGAGCAACCGTATTCTGCGAGCCAGAATATCTTCAACAGTTCTTGCCATTTCATTTTGAATGAACCAAACAATTTCACCCACTGTATAATCATATTGAGGATGAATTTTCTGTGCATAAACTTCTTTGGTTTGGATGAATCTTTGGAGGTTTTCAGCATCACTTCCGTAAACATCCCAGTGCGAATCTTCCGGGCGTAACTGATTGTCAATACTGCCATGAATTGAAAACGTTTCTGTAACTGAAAACTTGTTCAATAAACCATGAACTTCAATTGCTTTATCCATGACCTCTTCTGCCATTTTCCTGTAAGTGGTCCATTTGCCGCCTAGAATGGAAATCAATCCGGTTTCAGAAACGATGATTTTATGCCCTCTTGATATTTCTTTAGTATTTTTCTTATCACCTTCGGGAGCAACTAAAGGTCGCAATCCCGCAAATACAGAAAGTACATCTTTTCTCCCGGGAACTTTTACCAGATAGGCAGCGGCAGTTTGTAAAATGAAATCGATTTCTTCATCAAAAGCTTTGGGTTCATAACTTGGTTTGGTAATGGGTGTATCTGTTGTTCCAACAATGAGTTTTCCATGCCAGGGAACTATAAAAAGTACTCTGCCGTCAGAAGTTTTTGGAATCATTAAAGCATGTTTGCTGTTTAAAAAAGAAGTATCTAAAACAAGATGTATCCCTTGACTGGGAACTACTTTTAACTCTCTTTTTTTGCGACCGTTCAATTTAAAGATCTTGTTGGCAAAAACACCGGTAGCATTGACAACGACTTTGCCTTTTACCGTATAGACTTCGCAAGTTTCTTTATCCTCTACAAGAACACCTTGAATAGTGCCTGTATGATTTTTTATCAAATTAATTACTTTGGTATAATTTAATACGGTTGCTCCATGTTGTACGGATGTTTGTGCCAGGTTTACGGCGAGGCGAGCATCATCAAACAGACCGTCATGGTAAACAACACCTCCGGAGAGTTTTGATCGTTTTAAGGTAGAGAACCTTTTTGTCATTTCTTTTTTACGGATCCATGTCGATTTTCCCAGGCTTAGCTTTTTGGCCAGAAAATCATATATTTTTAAACCTATGGTGTAATAGAAATTTTCCCACCATTGATAACAAGGGATGATGAAAGTTTGATTTTTAAAAAGGTGTTTGGCATTTTTTGAGAGAATTCCTCGCTCCTTTAATGCTTCTTTTACCAAACTGATGTTTCCTTGCGCAAGATATCTGACACCACCATGCACTAACTTGGTACTTCTGCCGGAAGTCCCCTTGCCGAAATCTACATGCTCAAAAAGTACTGTCGAAAAACCTCTGGTAACAGCATCCAAAGCGATGCCCAAGCCACTGGCACCACCACCAATGACAATGATGTCCCATTCAGTTACTTCCTTTAATTTTTTAAGTTGTTTTTCTCTTGAGATCAATAGGTATTGCTGTTTGATAACCTCACAGATACTTAAAACCTGTGGATTATATATTGGTATAAAGGTTTAAAAAACATGATCAGGATGTTCCAATTTGTCCAACAAAGAGCGGTACTCTTTTTGTAACAAAGATAATCCATATTGATAAGAAGCATTCATCCATCCGAATCCTTCCCGGGTTATGTACGAAAAATCTGTTCCTACATTTCCGTATTCTGCAAAGACTTTATGAGTAGCTGCTACAACATCGTATTTTTCAGGAATGGTTCCGTTGTAATCTACTGCATTTCGGGTGATCATATACAACCACCTGTAGATCAGCTCTTGGGCAAGATTTTCATATTCGTAATTTAACAAGCCTTTCCAGATCATCATTTGGTGTGGAGCCCAACCATTCGGATAATCCCATTGTCTCTGTGGTCTTTTTTCTGAAATTTCACCAATACTTTTTTGGGTACTCCCGGCAATGCCTCCTTGTTGTAATAATTGTGGTATCGCATTTTTTACGAGTTGTGTTGCTTGTTCTTTGGATGCCAGTTTACACCATAAAGGAAGTAGCGTAGTGGCAGCGATGAAATCAGATCGTTTTTGAAGTTTTGTATCATAGTCAAAATACATTCCTTTGATCGCGTTCCACAAATATTGATCGACCAGTTCTCTTCGTATTTTTGCCTTTTTCATCCAATAATTACCGGTGAGCGTTTGATCTCCCATAGCAAACAGGTCGTCAAACTCGTTTTGTATGAGTTCCGCAAAATCAGTTTCGTATTTGTAGAGCATACAGTTGAGGTCTACAAGGTTAAGATCGGCACAATTTCCATCAAGCCTATACGATGTATCGTGTCCGGATTCTCTTACCGATCTGTCATGCAAAAAATAAAGGTCTAATAATGGGTTTTGGATACTCCCATTATCATAAGCCTCAATATATTCGGTAATTGTCAATCCTTTTTTATTAGCAAAAGGTTCAATAATTGCATCAAAATGCCCTTCTTCGGTTTCCGGAGGAATTCCTATTCCTTCTGCCAGATAACGATTTAACCCATTTTCAGTTTTCCTTTTACCATCTACCATCCAGATGGTCTCGTAGGCTTTGATAGCTGTTTCCAAATGGCTTTTCAACCAATTTTTATTTTTGGTTACTTCATAAACTTCTCTGATGAGGCTAGAATAAAAAGGCGGTTGTGTCCTGGTCAGGTAGTAAGAACGATTGGCATTTAAGATTTTTCCGTAATGTTCTATCTGATATTGAAAATGATCTGCCATACTTTTGGCTAAGGTTACTTTTCCATCCACCATCAGTCCCACAGCTTCAAAATAACTGTCCCAGCCATACATTTCATTAAATCGTCCTCCGGGAACAACAAAAGGTATTCCAACAACTTCCTTTTCTTTTTGTTCTAATCTTAAACTCAAAATTCCGGGAGATTTGTTGATGGATTTTACGTATTCCGGAGTAATGTTTTCCGGTAACCGTATGGTTTTGATGGGGAGCGTTTTCTCTAAATCAGTATAGTATTTATAGGCTATATCATCTTTGAAAGGGACATAAACAGGCAGTACGTCAGAGGTTAATGATTTGTTTTTGGTATCGCTAGTGAGTCTTTTGATCCCGGATTTGTCCATAGTTCTGGTAAGTCCGTTCCAATAGTATTCTTTGATCATTCGGGAAATTCTATCGGTAGGGAGTTCTTCAATTTTTTTAAGAGGAATCTTTGCAATTGCTTTTCCTTCCAGTTTTTGAATGACCAGTTCTTGCAGAAGGTTGGAAAGATGGTACGTTCCTTTTATTTTATAAGATTTTTCGTTGTAAAAAACAGTAAAAGATTTGGGGCCTTTGTCTTCTACCGTAATTTTTTTATCACCGTCGGTGTCCTCTTGTTCTAAAAGCCGCTCTAAAGTTTGTTCAATATCAAATTCAAAAATCATAGATTATGGGTTACTAACTTGTTTAGTCTGAAGATAGCAAAAAGGATAATAGCCATGGGAACGAGTGAAAGATAAAAAACATTATTTCCTCCTAACAGATCGAATAAACTTCCAATGATAAATGACCCGATGGTTCCGCCTGCAGCAGAGAAAAATGTTAAGATTCCAGCTAATGAGCTATGTTGAGATTTATCGGTATTGGAAAGTACCGTAGAGCTTATCAAGGGGTACAAAGGAGCTAAGAACAGCCCAATCATAGGGAATAAAAATGATACTAAAGGCAAATCACTTAATTTCCCCGCAGTTTGATTGGGAACATTACTTGCCATAGGAAGTATCAAAAGCACTAAAACAACAGCTAAAAGCAACCCTGTAGTGGCGATGTAAACCCATTTAATTTTTTTAATTAGCAACCCGGTAATAAACCTCCCAAAAGCAAATGAAGCCATTAATATAACTGCCATCTGCGATGCTAATTTTGCTTTGATGTTTAGAGTTTCTTTATTAAATGTAGGTAACCAGGTCATGATACCCTGTTCAGTCATTACATAAAAAAAAGCAAAAACAGCAAACAACCATATGACGGGCGTTTTAAATAGTTGAAGCATATTGCTAAAATCCTGACGTAATGTTGTTGTTGTTTCTTCTATATGGAGGTTGAATTTTGATAGCAGGATAATGAAAAAAGAGATCCCGATAATGGCCGCCATGAGTACATATCCTCTTAACCATCCATTGGGATCTGTATCACTATAGAATAAAGGAAAAACAGTATACATAAAAATGATGCCCACCATGAAGGTAGTTTCTATATAACTCATCAGTTGGCTGTGATCTTTTTTTGTATTTGTTGCATATCCTATTAAAGCATACACAGATACTTTTACAATAGCAAATGACATTCCTGTTACGGCAAATAGTATTTTAACTACCCAAAAAGCATTGCCATAATACATTCCCAAACAACCTAAAAATACAAAAGCCAATGCAAAAAGCATTCCTTTTTTATAACCTATTTTGGGTAAAAAAGAACCTATGATAAAGGAAATAATAGCAATGGGTATGTCTTTAAATAACTCAAGAAGAGCAGCACTATCTTTGGAAACTCCATATACCTCTTGAGAACGTTCAATTAAAATTCCTACACTATTTAAGAGTGCTGCAAAAACAAAATAGATGAGAAAGAGCGATATTTTAATTCCTATATTTTTCATTGAGCTTCGGTTTTACGGATATTTAAACGGATGGCTAATAAAGAAGCAATGATAAAGAACACTCCGGCAAATAAAATAGCGTTGATAGCATTTCCTCCCAAAAGATACTTATAAATAGGCCCAAATGTGAGGGTTTGAATGCCCATTGGAATGACAATCATCATATTTAAGATACCCATGTATACACCTCGTCTGTCTTGCGGAACAACTTTAGATACCATGGTGTACGGTATTCCCATCATAGCGGCCCAACCAATTCCAAATAGTATCATTGGAATCAAAACCAGATTTGGATCGCTGATAGATGGGATACAAAACAAGGCTATTGCCGTGCTCACCAAACTTAAGCCATAAATCTTTTTACCACCAAAACGAGTGGTTAAGGGTACTAGTGCCATGGCAATCAACATAGTAGCAGTATTGTAAGTAAGGCTCATTTTTGCAGCTTGAGAAGCCGCTTCGGAAGTAGAATAACCCAACGTTAATTTAAAGAGCGGCGTAATAAACTGCCAATAAATAAAGAGTGCGTACCATTGAAATAAATAAACAGCTCCTATTTTCCACATAAATTTTGGCATATCTTTAATTGCGTCAACTATTTCTATAAAAGGCTTTATGACACGTTGACTTAAAGGTAACATCTTCATTTTATTTACTTCTTTCATTTCTTCTTCTGTAGGAGGAATTTCCGGAGTTTTAAGTACAGACCATAAAATAGTTGTTAATGATAGAATACCCCCAATATAGAACGAATAATACAACCATTGCGGAATAGTACCTGCTTCTTCAACAGATTCTCCCCCAAATAAATATTGAAATAAAACAATGGAACCATTAGCTAATAAAATTCCTGCCCCTACAAATAAACTTTGCATTTGGTAACCTAAGTTCAATTGTTTTTCAGGTAATTTATCACCTACAAAAGCTCTGTAGGGTTCCATAGCCATATTATTCCCAACATCTAAAATCCATAATAATCCTACAGCAAACCAAAGGACAGGGCTATGAGGAAATGCAAACAAACACAGGCTACCCAGTAATGCTCCTATCAAAAAATAAGGCTTGCGTCTCCCCCAACGAGGAGACCAAGTTTTATCTGACATGGCACCAATGATTGGCTGAACGATAAGGCCGGTTACAGGCCCGGCAATATTTAAAATAGGTAGCATCTCTTCCGATGCGCCCAAATATAGGAATATGGGATTTATTGCAGTTTGTTGTAGCCCAAAACTGTACTGGATTCCCAGAAATCCAACATTCATATTTAATATTTGCCAAAAAGATAACTGTGGTTTTTTAATCATCATATTGTATTTAAGTTCATTATTGCTGTTTTAAAGGGAAGAACACATCTGTTTTCCAGGTCAATTCACTGGTTCCCGAATGAGGGTCATTGTAATAAAACTCTACGGGGTAGAGCTCTATAGCTATCCGGTTTCTAGCTGTATATGCTATCATACTGAACCAGGCCCTGTCTGAAAGCATATAATTGCCGTTAAAGACTATTTTAAG
This window of the Flavobacteriaceae bacterium genome carries:
- the sucC gene encoding ADP-forming succinate--CoA ligase subunit beta → MNLHEYQGKEILNSFGVRIQRGIVAGNHKEAVDAARQLTAETGTSWHVVKAQIHAGGRGKGGGVKLAKNLQEVESISNDIIGMMLKTPQTPAEGKKVHQVLIAEDVYYPGDSEPEEYYISVLLNRKTGRNMIMYSTEGGMDIEQVAEKTPHLIFTEEIDPAIGLLPFQARKIAFNLGLSGMAFKEMTAFVSSLYTAYVKSDSSLFEINPVLKTSDNKILAVDAKVSLDDNALFRHKEYVQLRDLREENPIEVEAKAAGLNYVDLDGNVGCMVNGAGLAMATMDLIKQAGGDPANFLDVGGTADAKRVETAFRIILKDSNVKAILVNIFGGIVRCDRVAQGIVDAYTNMGDAIKIPIIVRLQGTNAKEAKELIDTSGMAIISAIEFQEAADKVQEVLIE
- the glpK gene encoding glycerol kinase GlpK, with translation MSEKFILSLDQGTTSSRSIIFDHQGNIVSIAQQDFEQIFPEDAWVEHDALEIWSSQLTTIKKVLEKAKITIRDIAGIGITNQRETAVVWNRNIGEPLCNAIVWQDRRTAGYCEELKKKGYANLIRKKTGLVLDAYFSATKVKWILDNVEGARELADQGDLCFGTIDTWLVWQLTKGEVFITDVSNASRTLLFNIHTLRWDDELLELFNIPKTMLPEVRESSEVYGTTDASLLGEAIPIAGIAGDQQAALLGQLCTEKGMVKNTYGTGCFLLMNTGESPIPSHNNLLTTIAWKINGKTTYALEGSVFIGGAAVQWLRDGLEMFQDAKDIEALSDAVSDSQGIVFVPALTGLGAPYWDPYARGAIFGITRATNKAHIARATLEGIAYQIYDIVKAMEEDTKYISKEIRVDGGAAVNNLLLQFQSDIFQLNVIRPQITETTALGAAYLAGLAIGYWNLDELKLQWKMDKKFIPEISKGEAIHSINKWHEAVGRIRTS
- a CDS encoding FAD-dependent oxidoreductase — protein: MSREKQLKKLKEVTEWDIIVIGGGASGLGIALDAVTRGFSTVLFEHVDFGKGTSGRSTKLVHGGVRYLAQGNISLVKEALKERGILSKNAKHLFKNQTFIIPCYQWWENFYYTIGLKIYDFLAKKLSLGKSTWIRKKEMTKRFSTLKRSKLSGGVVYHDGLFDDARLAVNLAQTSVQHGATVLNYTKVINLIKNHTGTIQGVLVEDKETCEVYTVKGKVVVNATGVFANKIFKLNGRKKRELKVVPSQGIHLVLDTSFLNSKHALMIPKTSDGRVLFIVPWHGKLIVGTTDTPITKPSYEPKAFDEEIDFILQTAAAYLVKVPGRKDVLSVFAGLRPLVAPEGDKKNTKEISRGHKIIVSETGLISILGGKWTTYRKMAEEVMDKAIEVHGLLNKFSVTETFSIHGSIDNQLRPEDSHWDVYGSDAENLQRFIQTKEVYAQKIHPQYDYTVGEIVWFIQNEMARTVEDILARRIRLLFLDAKAAVESAPKISEILAKELDKDTHWANTQTEEFIALAKNYLLN
- a CDS encoding trehalase — translated: MIFEFDIEQTLERLLEQEDTDGDKKITVEDKGPKSFTVFYNEKSYKIKGTYHLSNLLQELVIQKLEGKAIAKIPLKKIEELPTDRISRMIKEYYWNGLTRTMDKSGIKRLTSDTKNKSLTSDVLPVYVPFKDDIAYKYYTDLEKTLPIKTIRLPENITPEYVKSINKSPGILSLRLEQKEKEVVGIPFVVPGGRFNEMYGWDSYFEAVGLMVDGKVTLAKSMADHFQYQIEHYGKILNANRSYYLTRTQPPFYSSLIREVYEVTKNKNWLKSHLETAIKAYETIWMVDGKRKTENGLNRYLAEGIGIPPETEEGHFDAIIEPFANKKGLTITEYIEAYDNGSIQNPLLDLYFLHDRSVRESGHDTSYRLDGNCADLNLVDLNCMLYKYETDFAELIQNEFDDLFAMGDQTLTGNYWMKKAKIRRELVDQYLWNAIKGMYFDYDTKLQKRSDFIAATTLLPLWCKLASKEQATQLVKNAIPQLLQQGGIAGSTQKSIGEISEKRPQRQWDYPNGWAPHQMMIWKGLLNYEYENLAQELIYRWLYMITRNAVDYNGTIPEKYDVVAATHKVFAEYGNVGTDFSYITREGFGWMNASYQYGLSLLQKEYRSLLDKLEHPDHVF
- a CDS encoding MFS transporter; translated protein: MKNIGIKISLFLIYFVFAALLNSVGILIERSQEVYGVSKDSAALLELFKDIPIAIISFIIGSFLPKIGYKKGMLFALAFVFLGCLGMYYGNAFWVVKILFAVTGMSFAIVKVSVYALIGYATNTKKDHSQLMSYIETTFMVGIIFMYTVFPLFYSDTDPNGWLRGYVLMAAIIGISFFIILLSKFNLHIEETTTTLRQDFSNMLQLFKTPVIWLFAVFAFFYVMTEQGIMTWLPTFNKETLNIKAKLASQMAVILMASFAFGRFITGLLIKKIKWVYIATTGLLLAVVLVLLILPMASNVPNQTAGKLSDLPLVSFLFPMIGLFLAPLYPLISSTVLSNTDKSQHSSLAGILTFFSAAGGTIGSFIIGSLFDLLGGNNVFYLSLVPMAIILFAIFRLNKLVTHNL
- a CDS encoding MFS transporter is translated as MMIKKPQLSFWQILNMNVGFLGIQYSFGLQQTAINPIFLYLGASEEMLPILNIAGPVTGLIVQPIIGAMSDKTWSPRWGRRKPYFLIGALLGSLCLFAFPHSPVLWFAVGLLWILDVGNNMAMEPYRAFVGDKLPEKQLNLGYQMQSLFVGAGILLANGSIVLFQYLFGGESVEEAGTIPQWLYYSFYIGGILSLTTILWSVLKTPEIPPTEEEMKEVNKMKMLPLSQRVIKPFIEIVDAIKDMPKFMWKIGAVYLFQWYALFIYWQFITPLFKLTLGYSTSEAASQAAKMSLTYNTATMLIAMALVPLTTRFGGKKIYGLSLVSTAIALFCIPSISDPNLVLIPMILFGIGWAAMMGIPYTMVSKVVPQDRRGVYMGILNMMIVIPMGIQTLTFGPIYKYLLGGNAINAILFAGVFFIIASLLAIRLNIRKTEAQ